A genomic window from Purpureocillium takamizusanense chromosome 2, complete sequence includes:
- the AZF1_1 gene encoding DNA-binding transcription factor (COG:K~EggNog:ENOG503NW8N), translating to MMYTSASTPYDSWSFPQQSVLEPMADQHMAALVYSTWPTTTLASPQYPNQQAFPNAPYQCSPPLTPLSHPYKYDALRTVTPYVEAASGMPCRRTSQQSSENPTRSRPLRSESLAVHSVGSNPNTNSKTIIYNETVNSKDRVSFETEVDELLKVIQQKEEEVIKSSVFTHAESANTGSISGTQSPGSSCQPLTPGQMGPTNKKKWVCDGPKCNKRFDCKTHLDTHRRTHTGDKPYVCTEQNCGLTFSQKSNLKTHMRRHTGVKPYACSTCGKLFGSRCDVRSHEKTHTGLKPFVCRLNNCNERFSQLGSMKIHQNKFHKETLQGLTSLFVKFSLKSEVPEEYQELFEYFSVHYKNSNKGIKGRGKGRWVAPKGGL from the exons ATGATGTATACTTCGGCCTCCACGCCTTACGACAGTTGGAGTTTCCCCCAGCAGTCTGTTCTGGAGCCCATGGCTGATCAGCATATGGCGGCACTTGTGTACAGCACGTGGCCTACGACTACGCTCGCGTCGCCGCAGTACCCGAACCAACAAGCATTTCCCAACGCCCCATACCAatgctcgccgccattgaCGCCTTTGAGCCACCCGTACAAGTACGACGCCTTGCGAACGGTGACACCTTATGTCGAGGCTGCTAGTGGTATGCCGTGCCGTCGCACATCACAACAGTCTAGTGAGAACCCCACGCGGTCCCGACCCCTGCGGAGTGAGTCCTTGGCTGTACACTCCGTCGGCTCGAACCCCAATACCAATTCCAAGACGATCATCTACAACGAGACCGTCAACTCTAAGGATCGAGTAAGCTTTGAGACCGAAGTAGACGAACTCCTGAAGGTCATTCAGCAAAAAGAGGAAGAGGTGATAAAGAGTTCGGTATTTACGCACGCAGAGTCTGCAAACACTGGGTCGATTTCGGGGACGCAGAGCCCTGGCAGCTCTTGCCAGCCTTTGACTCCTGGACAGATGGGACCCACAAACAAGAAGAAGTGGGTTTGCGACGGCCCGAAGTGCAACAAGCGATTCGACTGCAAAACTCACCTCGATACTCATCGTCGAACTCACACCGGAGACAAGCCATAT GTATGTACGGAGCAGAATTGCGGCCTCACATTCTCGCAGAAGAGCAACCTTAAG ACACATATGCGTCGGCATACCGGCGTGAAGCCATATGCTTGCAGCACCTGTGGCAAGCTCTTCGGCAGCCGCTGCGATGTCCGGTCTCATGAAAAAACACATACGGGTCTTAAGCCCTTCGTTTGCAGACTCAACAACTGCAACGAGAGGTTTTCTCAGCTCGGAAGCATGAAG ATCCATCAGAATAAGTTCCACAAGGAGACGCTGCAGGGCTTGACCTCCCTGTTCGTTAAGTTTTCTCTCAAAAGTGAAGTGCCAGAGGAGTATCAGGAGCTGTTTGAGTACTTCAGTGTTCATTACAAGAACAGTAACAAAGGTATCAAAGGCCGCGGCAAAGGCCGATGGGTTGCACCGAAGGGCGGCCTTTGA
- a CDS encoding uncharacterized protein (EggNog:ENOG503PF8M), translated as MASEQYLKFEWNSQTLHGWGGPIHLPNHTYSNIIRLSLAGETIHGLPDQIILKKQGDRPELFQTEQTFYKNEKGLQDGGFVPQYHGLARIDGEEALVLSDLGGTMMHDNPSLAKDENALREKLTELLTAIRQAGVVHEDITVLNVLHCADSRFRLVDFEEATIYQPVDEAEIKDGVAVQVEELVGIMKGRHKAEMSTRRWESGYAIPMQHEALRRPNLSAALNAVNFRSTAC; from the exons ATGGCTAGTGAG CAATATTTGAAGTTCGAATGGAATTCGCAAACACTCCATGGCTGGGGCGGCCCCATTCATCTTCCAAACCACACATACAGCAACATCATTCGGCTGAGCCTCGCTGGAGAGACAATCCACGGCTTACCTGACCAGATCATTCTCAAGAAGCAAGGCGACAGGCCTGAATTGTTTCAGACTGAACAGACATTCTACAAGAATGAAAAAGGGCTTCAGGATGGCGGTTTTGTACCACAGTACCACGGCCTCGCCAGAATCGACGGTGAGGAGGCCCTTGTGCTGTCTGACCTCGGAGGTACCATGATGCACGACAACCCTTCACTTGCGAAAGACGAAAATGCATTGCGGGAAAAACTCACAGAACTCTTGACGGCGATTCGACAGGCTGGTGTAGTGCATGAGGACATCACTGTTTTGAACGTACTTCATTGTGCCGATAGTCGATTTCGGCTTGTGGATTTTGAGGAGGCCACGATATATCAGCCagttgacgaggccgagatcAAAGACGGGGTGGCCGTGCAGGTTGAAGAGCTGGTGGGAATAATGAAGGGGCGTCACAAGGCGGAGATGAGCACTCGGAGGTGGGAGTCGGGATACGCTATTCCCATGCAGCACGAGGCCCTTCGCAGACCGAATctctcggcggcgttgaaTGCCGTCAACTTCAGGAGCACTGCTTGCTAA
- a CDS encoding uncharacterized protein (EggNog:ENOG503Q05Y): MHATVMRRTQPDSVEAAVDRLREESRTIQNRGGLTSRQVERVDDAFALLASGEPPPGSTGAANRSKYLKVLKRVEEINGLAYVVLCAAGLGRSTIACMKESMRVGLPIEMKKQKDDLDQPALEKIASTYTTKQHSEVSSFGHNALSMAGEALEPDYGLALTTTSQYTGDAYELTWDDARMIAKSGQDVGKVYLIDTYAETAHSFVIMPVSLEMTNHFAMRRARV, encoded by the exons ATGCACGCAACTGTCATGCGCCGAACACAGCCAGActcggtcgaggcggcggtggacaGGCTCAGGGAGGAGTCTCGCACTATCCAAAATCGTGGAGGATTGACGAGCCGACAGGTAGAGAGAGTGGACGATGCCTTCGCTCTTCTCGCAAGCGGCGAGCCTCCGCCTGGGTCCACAGGTGCAGCGAACCGATCAAAATATTTGAAGGTCTTGAAACGTGTTGAGGAGATCAACGGACTGGCATACGTGGTTTTATGCGCCGCGGGTCTCGGTAGGTCTACCATCGCGTGCATGAAAGAGAGCATGCGTGTCGGCTTGCCTATCGAGATGAAAAAGCAGAAGGACGATCTTGATCAACCTGCCCTCGAGAAGATTGCCTCCACCTACACGACGAAAC AGCACTCAGAAGTCTCCTCGTTCGGTCACAATGCACTCTCCATGGCTGGCGAAGCATTGGAGCCAGATTATGGGCTTGCGCTGACTACAACGTCACAATACACCGGTGATGCTTATGAACTTACGTGGGACGATGCGCGGATGATTGCAAAGTCTGGGCAAGATGTTGGCAAGGTGTATCTGATTGATACATACGCAGAGACGGCTCATTCATTCGTCATAATGCCTGTATCTCTCGAAATGACGAACCATTTTGCAATGCGACGGGCAAGAGTATAG
- a CDS encoding uncharacterized protein (EggNog:ENOG503PF8M), translated as MSYIDILEEHPYNAVYNLENRSSTDKRWARDYAPIKADPSRLHTIMDASGILVPDWSFFVPALSDDTIRRQEVSLRTNNMRRWVLDSEEDGAGYFLVEIVSPVLSKFVNFPGIIYRSFGSQNGVIVDCAFEWDGRRIAIGEYKRNLIDARAWYTSDFDKLPSQNKLTRELRGYV; from the coding sequence ATGTCTTATATTGACATTCTCGAGGAACATCCTTACAATGCCGTGTACAACTTGGAGAATCGATCATCCACTGACAAGAGATGGGCTCGGGACTACGCCCCTATCAAGGCCGACCCGTCACGATTGCACACCATCATGGACGCCAGCGGCATCTTGGTCCCTGACTGGTCTTTCTTCGTCCCTGCGCTTAGTGACGATACCATCCGGCGACAGGAAGTATCCTTACGAACCAACAACATGCGTCGGTGGGTGTTGGACAgtgaagaagatggcgctGGATACTTCCTTGTCGAGATTGTATCCCCCGTCTTGTCAAAATTTGTCAACTTTCCGGGCATCATTTATCGCTCCTTTGGTTCACAGAACGGCGTGATCGTCGATTGCGCTTTTGAGTGGGACGGTCGTCGCATTGCAATAGGGGAATATAAACGAAACCTCATCGACGCTCGAGCGTGGTACACCTCGGACTTCGACAAACTTCCAAGCCAGAACAAACTCACCCGCGAACTACGAGGGTATGTCTGA
- a CDS encoding uncharacterized protein (EggNog:ENOG503NXT3), with amino-acid sequence MTEFTKIKLKRMSETELLQRLKDDMQCGDCAIDGTTPPKGTRIVPPESTLFIVVDMPKDKGAIRIFEEKDDNYIGAVATEDAGYLIVVPWTSSWWFRASGSLTVGYIRAAERK; translated from the exons ATGACCGAGTTTACGAAGATAAAGCTCAAACGGATGTCCGAGACCGAGCTGTTGCAACGTTTAAAGGACGAT ATGCAATGCGGCGATTGCGCGATCGACGGGACCACTCCCCCGAAGGGGACACGAATAGTCCCACCCGAGAGCACACTTTTTATCGTTGTTGATATGCCAAAGGACAAGGGCGCCATTCGTATTTTCGAGGAGAAGGACGATAACTACATTGGCGCTGTGGCGACGGAGGATGCTGGGTATCTGATAGTCGTGCCCTGGACTAGCAGCTGGTGGTTCAGGGCATCGGGATCTCTGACGGTTGGTTATATTCGTGCCGCCGAAAGGAAATAA